GCGGCGATCGCCCGCTACTCGGGGGCCTTGGCTTTTTTGCAGACCCAGCACCAGAGCGCAGCGGCCCTGCTGGCCCAGAGCCCCAACGATCGGCTCAAGGAGACCTATTTACCGCTGATCCCGTCCGGTCAGCGGCTGCTGGGGATCGGCTTTTCCCATCTGCGGCATCCCGAACCGCCGCTCAAGGCGATCGCCGTGGAGGGAGGCTACGAGTTCACGGGCAGCGTCCCCTGGGCCACGGGCTACGGCTGCTTTCACGACTGGCTGGTGGCGGCGGTGCTGCCCTCAGGAGACTCGGTTTTCGGGCTGATCCCGTTTCGAGAACTGCGCAGCAGCACCAGCGGAGAAATGACGTTTCAGGGGCCGATGCTGCTCACGGCCCTGCAATCGACCCAGACCGTCTCAGCCAGCTTGCGCCAGTGGTTTGTGCCCGCCGCTCGCGTAGTATGCCACCAGCCGGGGGACTGGATCCACGAGAATGATCGGCGCAACGCCCTCAAGGGGACCTCGCTGGCCCTGGGGTGCGCCCAGGCGGGCATTGATCAGGTGGTGAAGATGGCCCAGCGCCGTGACGAAGCCGCTTTGGCGTCCGTGGCCGAAGCTCTGGCCCAAGAGCGCGATCGCTGCTGTCAGGCAATTCGCGTCGCCCTCGAGACCGGCAGCAGCCCTTGGGAAGATCAGCTGCGGCTGCGGGCCTGGGCCACAGAGCTGGCATTCCGCTGCGCCCAGGCAGGCGTCGTGGCGGCGGGCGGAGCCGCCAATCACCGGAGCCACGACGCCCAGAGAATTTATCGCGAGGCGATCGTCTTTAGCGTGTCCGGCCAGACGGCGGCGATCCGGGAGGCAACGCTCCAGCGGCTGACCCAGGCTGGGGACGCGGCCCTGTAATGCGCTTACTTGCTCTAAGCTGCTCAATTTTGCCTAATTTGGTTAGAATTCGGCTGCGACGAGAGGAGATCCCGCGCCCATTTTGTCTCAGGGCCGGCGATGCCAGATCCCAGGGCTTCGGCTGCGCTCGATAAGATGGGAAAAGCGGTGCAGGGTCAATAGTGCGCGACCTTCTCCGGTTGAACTTCTTTTTGCTCACGCTGTCAGTCCGGCAAACCCTATGGCCTTTTCTTCCATTGTTCGTGCTCTGGGGCGATCGCCCCTCACCAGCGAACTGCTCCAAAAGCTCACGCAGCAGCAGGCGCTCCACCTAAACGGGATCGCTCGGCTGCCCAAGGGCTTGGTGGCGTCGGCCCTGGCCCAGAGCCAAGGGCGATCGCTCCTGGTAGTGACGGCCACCCTGGAAGAGGCCGGACGCTGGACCGCCCAGCTCGAGGCCATGGGCTGGCAAACGGTGCATTTTTATCCCACCTCCGAGGCGTCGCCCTACGAGCCCTTTGACCCCGAGTCGGAGATGACCTGGGGCCAGATGCAGGTGCTAGCGGACCTAGTGAAGCTGCGGGCGATCGCCGACAAAGCCGCGCCGCCCCTGGCGATCGTCGCCACGGAGCGCGCCCTCCAGCCCCACTTACCGCCCCGAGAAGCCTTTGCGCCCTTTTGCCTGCACCTGACCCAGGGCGACGAGCTCAACCTGCGCAGTCTGGGCCAAACCCTGGCCCGCCTGGGCTACGAGAAGGTCTCCATGGTAGAAACCGAAGGCCAGTGGAGCCAGCGCGGGGACATCATCGATGTGTTTCCCGTCGCGTCGGAGCTGCCGGTGCGGCTGGAGCTCTTCGGCGACGAGCTAGAGAAAATTCGCGAATTTGATCCGGGCAGCCAGCGATCGCTCGATCGCGTCTCCCAGCTGATTTTGACGCCCACGGGCTTTAGCCCGATCGTCAGCGAGGCCCTGGGCGATCGCAGCCTTGACCTCAGCAGCCTGCTCAGCCCCACCGAACAGGAGCAGTTCGACACCGAAGCGCGTCTGGAAGGCAGCCGCCGCTTCCTGGGGATCGCCTTCGACGCGCCCGCCTCGCTGCTGGACTACCTGCCCAGCGATACGCTGGTGGCCATCGATGAGCCGGAGCAGTGCCGCGCCCACGGCGATCGCTGGTTTGAGCATGTCGAAGACCACTGGCAGCGCCTCAGCCAGTCCGGCCTGCGGCCCATTCACCGATCGCCCGAGGCGTCCCTCCAGGCCGCAGAGCCCTTTGCGCGCCTGATGCTCTCTGAGCTGGCCGAAGAAAAGCAGGGCCTCAACTTGGCCAGCCGT
This genomic stretch from Geitlerinema sp. PCC 7407 harbors:
- a CDS encoding acyl-CoA dehydrogenase family protein codes for the protein MLAEVESYLKTAIAPQGIVLDQDPSALWRALRGLGDRGWLALRVPVAAGGGGLDGWQYWQFQAAIARYSGALAFLQTQHQSAAALLAQSPNDRLKETYLPLIPSGQRLLGIGFSHLRHPEPPLKAIAVEGGYEFTGSVPWATGYGCFHDWLVAAVLPSGDSVFGLIPFRELRSSTSGEMTFQGPMLLTALQSTQTVSASLRQWFVPAARVVCHQPGDWIHENDRRNALKGTSLALGCAQAGIDQVVKMAQRRDEAALASVAEALAQERDRCCQAIRVALETGSSPWEDQLRLRAWATELAFRCAQAGVVAAGGAANHRSHDAQRIYREAIVFSVSGQTAAIREATLQRLTQAGDAAL